The DNA segment GCCCAGTTCGCCCCGGCCGGTGCGGTGCTCATCGGCCAGGAGCACATGACGCACAACCACCACAAGCAGGCCCTGCGCTCGCAGTTGTACGAGCACCTGGCCGCGCTCGACGCCTTCGTGACCGTCTCCGAGGGCGACGCCGCGGTGTACCGGGAGAAGATGCCGCTGCCCGCGACCCAGGTGCTCTCGATCCCCAACAGCGTTCCCGAACCGCCCGTCGCGCCGTCCGACGGCAGCGGCACCACCGTGGTCGCCGCCGGACGGCTGGCGCCCGAGAAGCAGTACCACGTCCTGGTCGACGCCTTCGCGGACGTGGTCGCCGAACGTCCCGACTGGAACCTGCGGATCTACGGCGGGGGCTCCGAACGGGCCAAGCTCCGGGAGCGGATCGACGCCAGGGGGCTGCACAACCGGGTCCACCTGATGGGCCCCCACTCGCCCATCGAGCCCGAGTGGGCCAAGGGCGCCATCGCGGTGTCCACCTCCCGTCACGAGTCCTTCGGCATGACGCTGGTCGAGGCCATGCGCTGCGGGCTGCCGGTCATCTCAACGGACTGCGACTACGGCCCCCGCGAGATCATCGAGGACGGTGAGGACGGGCTCCTGGTGCCTGTCGGCGACAGCGCCGCGGTCGCCGCCGCGCTCCTGAAGCTCATCGGCGACGAGGGGCTGCGGCGCCGGATGAGCGCGGCAGCGCTCGCCAACGCGCGCCGCTTCGACCCGCGTCAGGTCACCGAGCAGTACGAGAAGCTCTTCACCGCACTGCGCCCGCAGGCCGCGAGCCGCGCGGGGCGGCCCGCGTTCACACCGGAGGCGGACTGCGTGGCGCGGCCGGACGGCGAGCTGACCGTCACCCTCGTACCGGGCCGTTCCGATCCGGAGGGGTACGAGGGGCTGCGGCTGCTCTGCTCGCGCGCCGACGACCGGGCCGACCAGCGTTCGTACCCCTTCGACGCGGAGGGTGTCGCGGTCGTCCCGGCCGGCGAGAGGTTCACCGAGGGTGTCTGGGACTTCTACGCCGAGGTGACCGGCTCCGGACGGCGGGTACGGATAGCGGCCCGCTCCGTCGACCAGCGCGGTCCGATGCGTGACGCGCAGGGTGATGGGGGAGTGCGCAACCAGATCGCCTACCGTCTCAAGGACAAGGGCTTCCTGACCATGCGCGCCTGGAACAGACCCGTGCACGCGGAGGCCGGGGACATCGTTGTCGAAGGCAGTCGACTCACCGTGTCCGGAACCGTGATGGGGGCGGACGCGCTCTCCGGGGACCCGGTCCTGCTGCTGCGCCGCCGCGGCGGCTCCGGTGAGGAGCTGTCCTTCCCCGGCAGCCGTGAGGGTGCGGACGGTTTCCGGGCCACGTTCCCGGCCGCCGGCCCGGCCGCCCGCCAGCTCACCAGGAACGACTACTGGGATGTGTGGCTGCGGTACGCACCGCAGGCGCGACCTGTGAAGGTCGGTCGCATTCTCGACGATGTCGTGGACAAGAAGGGCGTCTACTCCTGTCCGCCGGCCCTGGTGCGCAAGAGGCGCCCGTGGGGTGCGCTGCGCAAGGCCGTACGGAAGGTCCGCGGCAGGCCCCAGCAGTGGGTCAGGGTGCGCCCCTACTACACCGTGAGCAACGACCTGGCCCTCACGGTGGCGGACGTCCAGCCATGAGTTAACCTCGCACCCTGTGGCGTCGGTCACTCACAGTGGCTGGGGGGATCCAAGTCACTTTCCTGCCCTTAGGGTGAACACGCGGTATCGCAGGGGTTGTGGAGGCTTGGCGTCCACCTTGCGAGACGGTCACGGAGAGTGCGACCATCACACCGTTCCCTCGTCATCGCAAGGTAGGTCGTCTGTGTCTGTGCAGCACAAAGCAACCAAGCCCCGGACTACAGCAGTCGTTCTCGCCGGTGGTACCGGCCAGCGCGTGGGTCTGTCGATCCCCAAGCAACTGCTGAAGATCGCCGGGAAGGCTGTCATCGAGCACACCCTGACGATCTTCCAGCAGGCCGATTCGATCGACGACATCATCGTGCTGATGGCCCCGGGATACGTACCGGACATCGAGAAGATCGTCGCCAAGTCCGGTCTCACCAAGGTCACCCGGATCATCGAGGGCGGTTCCACCCGCAACGAGACCACCGAGCGCGCCATCGCGGCCCTCGGTGAGGGGCTGGCCGAGGGAGAGGACCGCAACGTCCTCTTCCACGACGCCGTGCGCCCGCTGCTCTCGCAGCGCGTGATCAAGGACTGCGTGGACGCGCTGGAGCGCTACCAGGCCGTCGACGTCGCCATCCCGTCCGCGGACACCATCATCGTGACCCGCACCCACGGCGGCGACGGCGAGTTCATCACCGAGGTCCCGGACCGCTCCCGGCTGCGCCGCGGGCAGACCCCGCAGGCCTTCAAGCTCTCCACGATCCGCAGGGCGTACGACGTCGCCGCGGGCGACCCGAACTTCCAGGCCACCGACGACTGCTCGGTCGTGCTCAAGTACCTGCCGGACGTGCCGATCTACGTCGTCGCGGGCGACGAGTACAACATGAAGGTCACGCAGCCCGTCGATGTCTTCATCACCGACAAGCTGTTCCAGCTGGCCTCCACCGCGGCCCCGCGCCAGGCCGACGAGGCCGCCTACCGCGAGCTGCTGACCGGCAAGACCCTGGTGGTCTTCGGCGGTTCGTACGGCATCGGCGCCGACATCGCCGCCATCGCCGAGTCCTACGGCGCGAAGGTGTACGCGCTGGGCCGCTCCACCACCGGTACCCACGTCGAGAACCCGGAGCACGTCGACGACGCGCTCTCCAAGGCGTACTCGGAGACCGGCCGGATCGACTACGTCATCAACACCGCGGGCGTGCTGCGCATCGGCAAGCTCGCCGAGACGGACAACACGACCATCCAGGAAGCGCTGAACGTCAACTACCTGGCGCCGGTGCAGATCGCGCGCGCCTCGTACAAGTACCTGGCGGAGACCAAGGGCCAGCTGCTGCTCTACACCTCCAGCAGCTACACGCGGGGTCGCGCCGAATACAGCCTCTACTCCTCCACCAAGGCCGCCATGGTGAATCTCACCCAGGCCCTCTCGGACGAGTGGGCCGGTGACGGCGTCCGGGTCAACTGCGTCAACCCGGAGCGCACGGCGACCCCGATGCGCACCAAGGCGTTCGGCCAGGAGCCCGAGGGCAGCCTGCTCTCCTCGGAGGCCGTGGCCCGGACCTCGCTGGACGTGCTGCTCTCCGAGCTGACCGGCCACGTCATCGACGTACGGCAGCAGGACCCGACCCGCGACGCCAGCGCGGACGCGTCAGGGTTCGAGCAGGCGCTGGCCTCCGTGCTGGACCGTCAGGAAGATGTGTAATACTTCGCTGGCATAAGTGGACGTTTCATTTCGGGCCTCTGTGATCGCGTCGCGCGAATCGCAGAGGCCCGAATGCGTGAAGTCCCGCCTTCACAATTTCCCCAAACAAAGCCTCCGGAGAAATTCCGGATCATATCCCATCGAATCAATACTCCCAGAATAAAACCGGCACCCCCTGGAGCAGGTTCTTCGTGATTTCGACCGCCATTCGACTGGCGCGCGTAGGCAGCCGGTCCGAGCTGATCGCCGCAGCCTTCATGGGGCTCAGCTACCCGTGCGTGATGATCGCAGCGCTGATCCCCAATATCTGGTTCTTCGCCGCGGCCACCTTCGTGACCTACGTGTCCGACTGGTTCCTGCACCAGCGCCGCAGCTACCTGATCAATCGCCTGGCCAAGGTCCGCGCCGGCCTGTCGATCCGCTTCCTCCTGCGCGAACTGCTGCTTATTCTGCTGCTCGCCCGCCTTCAGCTCGCCGAGCAGACTGTCTACTACGCCGCCGTCGCCTGTTTCCTGCTCTTCTACGGTCTTCAGGCCGCGCACGGCACACTGACCACCCTGATCCGGCTGCGCCGCGTGATGCCGGTGGTCACCCGCAACGTCGACCTCGGCGCCATCCCGATCCCCGGGCCCCCGCCGCGCCGGCTGCTGAACCGCGCCGCCGAGAAGATGCTCCACCTGGACGTCTTCGCGATGGTCGGCCTGCTGATCGCGGCGAAGACCGGTACCGACGACTTCGGCTACTTCGGCATCCTCATCACGCTGGGCCTGGCCGTCCTCTACATCGCAGCCCTCGTCCCGTACATCCTCAAGGGCCGCCGGGTCCCCTCGGCCGCCACGGTGCTGGCGGGGCTCGACGGCTGGCTGCGCGAGTACCGGCCGACCGTCGCCCTCTACTTCTCGGGCTCCAGGGACTCCGCCTATCAGGTGAACATGTGGCTGGAGACGATGGCCCAGACCGAGGGGCGCCCGCTGATCATCCTGCGTGAGCGCGCCATCGTGTCGCAGCTCGCCCCGACCGCGGTGCCGGTGGTGTGCGTGCCCGGCGGGGTGCACCTGATGAACATGGACCTGTCCACCGTGCGCGTCGCGCTGTACGCGGCGAACGTCGGCAAGAACATCCACATGCTCCGTGTCCCGACCATCAAGCACGTCTTCATCGGGCACGGCGACAGCGACAAGCTGGCCAGCGTCAACCCGTACAGCAAGGCGTACGACGAGGTGTGGACCGCGGGCCGGGCCGGCCGCGACCGTTACGCGCTGGCCGACGTCGGCGTGCGCGACGAGGACATCGTCGAGGTGGGCCGCCCCCAGCTGGCCCCCATCCAGAGCTGGACCGGCACCCCGAAGCAGCCGATCCCGACCGTGCTGTACGCCCCCACCTGGGAGGGCTGGGACGACAACCCGGGCAACACCTCGCTGCTGCTGGCCGGGGAGAACATCGTCAAGCGGCTGCTCCGTGCCGAGCGGCCCGTCCGGGTGCTCTACAAGCCGCACCCCTTCACCGGGACCCGCAGCGCGCAGGCCAAGGCGGCGCACCTGCGGATCACGGCCATGGTCGAGAAGGCGGCGGCCGCCCGTGCCGCCGAGCCCCGCTGGACCGAGCAGGCCACGGCCGGTGCAGCCGACAGGGCGGCCGCGCAGGCCGAGCTGACGCGCATCGAGACCAGGCTTGCCGAGCTGGCCGAAGGCGGCCGGACGGGCGCCGACGAGTCCGAGGAGTCGCGGGCCGCGCTGGCCGACCCGGCGGGCCAGAACGAGACCGTCACCCTGCGCGCCGAGTGGAACCGCGCCTACTGGCGGACCTTCGGCTACTGGGAGCACCGCGTCATCACCGGTGGCGAGCCGCATCTGTACGACTGCTTCAACGAGTCGGACGGAATGGTCTCGGACATCTCCAGCGTCGTCTCGGACTTCATCGCGAGCGGCAAGCCGTACGCCGTCACCGACTCGGCCGAACTGGGTGTCGAGGAGTTCAAGCGGCAGAACACCGCCGTACGTGCTGCCGTCATCCTCTCCAACACCGCCAAGGAGATCGACCAGCTGCTCGCGGCGATCACCGGGTCGTCGGACGACCCGCTGGCCGACGACCGCCGGGAGCTGAAGCAGTATCTGCTCGGTCCCGACGAGCCCACCTCGATGGAGCAGTTCAACGCTGCGGTACGGGTGCTCACGGCCAAGGCCGAGGCGCGCAACGTGGCCGTCGCCCAGCGCACGGCCGGCGCCGAACCGGAGGGCGCACCTGGCCTGAATGATTCGGATGCCACCGGGGTCGACTCGGCCGTCGGCGGCTGACAGGACCTCAGCCCGATCCCTTCGTACGGCCGTTCGCGCAGCTCGCGCGGACGGCCGTACGGCGTTGTACTTACGGTTTCGCAACGCAAGAATGGATAAAATCCCACAGGACGGATCAAGCCAGACCGACTGCTCGCAAGGGACACACAACGTGAAGGCTCTCGTCCTTTCCGGCGGTGCGGGCACACGCCTGCGCCCCATCACACACACTTCGGCCAAACAACTCGTGCCGGTTGCCAACAAGCCCGTGCTGTTCTATGGGCTCGAAGCCATCGCGGACGCGGGCATCACCGATGTCGGCATCGTCGTGGGTGATACCGCCGAGGAGATCCGTGAGGCCGTCGGGGACGGATCCCGCTTCGGCGTCGAGGTCACCTACATCCCGCAGGAGGCACCGCGCGGCCTGGCCCACGCCGTGCTCATCTCCCGGGACTTCCTGGGCGACGAGGACTTCGTCATGTATCTCGGTGACAACTTCATCGTCGGAGGCATCACGGGCCTGGTCGAGGGTTTCCGCGAGACCCGCCCTGACGCGCAGATCCTGCTGACCAAGGTCCCGGACCCGACGGCGTTCGGCGTGGCCGAGCTCGACGGGGAAGGCCGGGTCGTCGCTCTGGAGGAGAAGCCGGAGGTCCCCAAGAGCGATCTGGCGCTCGTCGGCGTCTACCTCTTCACCCCGGCCGTGCACGAGGCCGTCCGCTCCATCGGGCCGTCCCGGCGCGGTGAGCTGGAGATCACCCACGCCATCCAGTGGCTGATCGACCAGCGGCGTGACGTGCACTCCACGACGATCTCCGGCTACTGGAAGGACACCGGCAACGTCACCGACATGCTGGAGGTCAACCGCGCGGTCCTGGAGACCGTCGAGCCCTGCGAGGACGGCACGGCCGACGAGGCCAGCGAGATCATCGGGCGCGTCAGGATCGAGAAGGGCGCCCAGGTCACCCGCAGCCGTATCGTGGGGCCCGCGATCATCGGCGCGGGGACGGTGATTCGCGACGCGTACGTCGGCCCGTACACCTCGGTCTCCGAGGGGTGCCGGATCGAGGACAGCGAGATCGAGTACTCCATCGTCCTGCGCGACTCCTCGATCACCGGGGTCCGAAGGATCGCGGCCTCGCTGATCGGCCGCGGCGTCCAGGTGACGCCCTCGCCCCGCAGCCCCGCAGCCCACCGACTTGTCCTCGGCGACCACAGCAAGGTGCAGATCTCCTCATGACGAACAGGATTCTGGTGACCGGCGGCGCCGGCTTCATCGGCTCGCACTACGTCCGCACGGTCCTCGGTCCCGGGGGCCCCGGCGGCATCGCGGTCACCGTGCTCGACAAGCTCACTTACGCGGGCAACCCGGCCAACCTCGACGAGGTCCGGGACCATCCAGGATTTTCCTTCGTGCAGGGCGACATCTGCGATCCCGTGCTGGTCGGCGAGCTGATGGCGGAGCACGACCAGGTGGTGCACTTCGCCGCCGAGTCCCATGTCGACCGGTCCATCGACGGCGGCGCCGAATTCATCCGGACCAATGTCCTCGGCACCCACACCCTGGTCGACGCGGCGCACCGGGCCGGCATCGACACGTTCGTGCACATCTCGACCGACGAGGTGTACGGGTCGATCGACGAGGGCTCCTGGCCCGAGACCCACCCGCTCGAACCCAACTCGCCGTACTCGGCGGCCAAGGCGTCCAGCGATCTCGTCGCGCTCTCCTACCACCGCACCCACGGTCTGGACGTGCGGGTGACCCGCTGCTCCAACAACTACGGGCACCACCACTTCCCGGAGAAGGTCATCCCGCTCTTCGTCACCAACCTGCTGGACGGCAGGTCCGTCCCGCTGTACGGCGACGGAGGCAACGTCCGCGACTGGCTGCACATCGACGACCACGTGCAGGGCATCGAGCTGGTCCGTACGAAGGGCCGTGCGGGCGAGGTGTACAACATCGGCGGCGGCACCGAGCTCTCCAACAAGGAGCTCACCGGACTGCTGCTCAAGGCCTGCGGGGCGGACTGGGACACCAGCGTCGAGTACGTCACCGACCGCAAGGGGCACGACCGGCGGTACTCGGTGGACTGCGCCAAGATCCGTACGGAGCTCGGGTACGAGCCCCGCAAGGACTTCGCGGACGGGCTCGCGGAGACCGTGCAGTGGTACCGCGACAACCGTGCCTGGTGGGAGCCGCTGAAGGAGCGCACGGCGCTCGCCTGAACGCGGGGCCGGGGCCGCGTCCGGCCGGCCGGAGCACCGGCGGCGGAGTCCGCGTTCGGCCGGCACCTCGGGTAGCGTCGGCCAGGGCCCGGACGGGTGCGACGGACATAGAGAACAGGTGAGACATGAGCGGCGGTTGGCTGGTCACCGGGGCAGGCGGGATGCTCGCCCGGGACCTCCTCGCACGGCTGGCGGACGACGGCACCCCGGCGGCCGGACTGGACCGCGCGGCGCTCGACATCACCGACCCCGCGGCCGTCCGCGGCGCGCTGGCGGAGCACCGTCCCGCAGTTGTCGTCAACTGCGCGGCCTGGACCGCGGTCGACGACGCCGAGTCCGCGGAGGAGCAGGCGCTCGCCGTCAACGGCACGGGCCCCCGGGTCCTGGCCGAGGCGTGCCGGGAGACCGGCGCCGTGCTGCTCCAGATCTCCACGGACTACGTGTTCGCCGGTGACGGCACCCAGCCGTACGCGGAGGACGCCCCGGTGGCCCCGCGCAGCGCGTACGGCCGCACCAAGCTGGCCGGCGAGCAGGCCGTGCTCGGTGTGCTGCCCGAGCGCGGGTACGTGGTGCGCACGGCCTGGCTGTACGGGGCGGGCGGCGGCAACTTCGTCCGGACGATGGTGCGGCTGGAGGCGGTCAAGGACACCCTGGACGTGGTGGACGACCAGTGCGGCCAGCCCACCTGGACCGCCGACCTGGCGGATCTGCTGGTGCGCCTCGGCACGGGCGCCCTCGCGGGCACCGCGCCCGCGGGCGTCTACCACGGCACCAGCGGCGGTGCGACGACCTGGTTCGGGCTCACCCGGGAGATCTTCCGGCTGCTGGACGCGGACCCGGCGCGGGTGCTGCCCACGACCAGCGAGGCCTTCGTACGGCCCGCGCCGCGTCCCGCGTACAGCGTGCTCGGCCACGACCGCTGGGCGGCCGCGGGCATCGAACCGCTCCGCGACTGGCGGCTCGCGCTGGCCGACGCGTTCCCGGCGCTGGTCGCCGCCGAGCGCTCCTGATCCCCCGGCGGGGGGTGGTGTGCGCCGATTCCGTAAATGTTCTGCTGCCCTCCGGGGGCGGCCCGGCCAATGGAGATGTACCTCAGCACCGAGGCTTTCACGTCCCGGCGCTCATGAGGTACCTTCGCCGGGGATCGGACCAGTCGTTATTTCCGACGAAGGGCGCTCCCTGTGAACCGTCATGAATTCCTGCGCGGCATCCATCGCGTATACCGTCCCCGCACCTATTTGGAGATCGGGGTCAATGACGGGCGCAGCCTGGCGCTTTCCCGGGTACCTTCCATCGCCGTCGACCCCGCATTCAAGGTCGTGACATCGATCAGTTGTGACGTGCATCTGGTCAAGCAGACGAGTGATGCGTTCTTCGCCCGCAAGGACCCGCTGCTGCACCTCCGGCCGGGACGCAACCCCTTCCGGGCCCTCGCCCGCAGGGACCCGCTGGGGCTGCTGGGCGCCGACCCCCGCCTGGAGCTGTCGTTCATCGACGGCATGCACCTCTTCGAGTTCGCCCTGCGCGACTTCATGAACGTCGAGAGGCACGCCCGCTGGAACAGCGTGATCGTCCTGGACGACATGCTGCCGCGCAACGTCGACGAGGCGGCCCGCGACCGGCACACCGGGGCGTGGACGGGCGACGTCTACAAGGTCGCCGAGGTGTTGCGGCGGTTCCGCCCCGACCTGCTGGTCGTCGAGGTGGACACCAAGCCGACCGGCGTGGTCGCCGTCTTCGGCGCCGACCCGTCGAGCACCGTACTGAAGCAGAACTACGACGCCATCCTCGCGGAGTACGTCACCGAGGACCCGCAGGACGTCC comes from the Streptomyces sp. NBC_01471 genome and includes:
- a CDS encoding class I SAM-dependent methyltransferase, whose amino-acid sequence is MNRHEFLRGIHRVYRPRTYLEIGVNDGRSLALSRVPSIAVDPAFKVVTSISCDVHLVKQTSDAFFARKDPLLHLRPGRNPFRALARRDPLGLLGADPRLELSFIDGMHLFEFALRDFMNVERHARWNSVIVLDDMLPRNVDEAARDRHTGAWTGDVYKVAEVLRRFRPDLLVVEVDTKPTGVVAVFGADPSSTVLKQNYDAILAEYVTEDPQDVPEEVLARKRAVAPEALLGAGFWSGLVRARNLSRPRSAFPGLRRQIERVTG
- the rfbB gene encoding dTDP-glucose 4,6-dehydratase is translated as MTNRILVTGGAGFIGSHYVRTVLGPGGPGGIAVTVLDKLTYAGNPANLDEVRDHPGFSFVQGDICDPVLVGELMAEHDQVVHFAAESHVDRSIDGGAEFIRTNVLGTHTLVDAAHRAGIDTFVHISTDEVYGSIDEGSWPETHPLEPNSPYSAAKASSDLVALSYHRTHGLDVRVTRCSNNYGHHHFPEKVIPLFVTNLLDGRSVPLYGDGGNVRDWLHIDDHVQGIELVRTKGRAGEVYNIGGGTELSNKELTGLLLKACGADWDTSVEYVTDRKGHDRRYSVDCAKIRTELGYEPRKDFADGLAETVQWYRDNRAWWEPLKERTALA
- a CDS encoding glucose-1-phosphate thymidylyltransferase → MKALVLSGGAGTRLRPITHTSAKQLVPVANKPVLFYGLEAIADAGITDVGIVVGDTAEEIREAVGDGSRFGVEVTYIPQEAPRGLAHAVLISRDFLGDEDFVMYLGDNFIVGGITGLVEGFRETRPDAQILLTKVPDPTAFGVAELDGEGRVVALEEKPEVPKSDLALVGVYLFTPAVHEAVRSIGPSRRGELEITHAIQWLIDQRRDVHSTTISGYWKDTGNVTDMLEVNRAVLETVEPCEDGTADEASEIIGRVRIEKGAQVTRSRIVGPAIIGAGTVIRDAYVGPYTSVSEGCRIEDSEIEYSIVLRDSSITGVRRIAASLIGRGVQVTPSPRSPAAHRLVLGDHSKVQISS
- a CDS encoding glycosyltransferase family 4 protein — translated: MKISFLIHTVYGIGGTIKTTLNLAEELADRHEVEIVSVFRHREIPLFRIDSRISVVPLVDTDPGSMANELEHPLQRQPSQCLPPAEARFKEYSKLSDQRVREHYATSDADVVIGTRPGLVAYVAQFAPAGAVLIGQEHMTHNHHKQALRSQLYEHLAALDAFVTVSEGDAAVYREKMPLPATQVLSIPNSVPEPPVAPSDGSGTTVVAAGRLAPEKQYHVLVDAFADVVAERPDWNLRIYGGGSERAKLRERIDARGLHNRVHLMGPHSPIEPEWAKGAIAVSTSRHESFGMTLVEAMRCGLPVISTDCDYGPREIIEDGEDGLLVPVGDSAAVAAALLKLIGDEGLRRRMSAAALANARRFDPRQVTEQYEKLFTALRPQAASRAGRPAFTPEADCVARPDGELTVTLVPGRSDPEGYEGLRLLCSRADDRADQRSYPFDAEGVAVVPAGERFTEGVWDFYAEVTGSGRRVRIAARSVDQRGPMRDAQGDGGVRNQIAYRLKDKGFLTMRAWNRPVHAEAGDIVVEGSRLTVSGTVMGADALSGDPVLLLRRRGGSGEELSFPGSREGADGFRATFPAAGPAARQLTRNDYWDVWLRYAPQARPVKVGRILDDVVDKKGVYSCPPALVRKRRPWGALRKAVRKVRGRPQQWVRVRPYYTVSNDLALTVADVQP
- a CDS encoding bifunctional cytidylyltransferase/SDR family oxidoreductase — its product is MSVQHKATKPRTTAVVLAGGTGQRVGLSIPKQLLKIAGKAVIEHTLTIFQQADSIDDIIVLMAPGYVPDIEKIVAKSGLTKVTRIIEGGSTRNETTERAIAALGEGLAEGEDRNVLFHDAVRPLLSQRVIKDCVDALERYQAVDVAIPSADTIIVTRTHGGDGEFITEVPDRSRLRRGQTPQAFKLSTIRRAYDVAAGDPNFQATDDCSVVLKYLPDVPIYVVAGDEYNMKVTQPVDVFITDKLFQLASTAAPRQADEAAYRELLTGKTLVVFGGSYGIGADIAAIAESYGAKVYALGRSTTGTHVENPEHVDDALSKAYSETGRIDYVINTAGVLRIGKLAETDNTTIQEALNVNYLAPVQIARASYKYLAETKGQLLLYTSSSYTRGRAEYSLYSSTKAAMVNLTQALSDEWAGDGVRVNCVNPERTATPMRTKAFGQEPEGSLLSSEAVARTSLDVLLSELTGHVIDVRQQDPTRDASADASGFEQALASVLDRQEDV
- the rfbD gene encoding dTDP-4-dehydrorhamnose reductase, with protein sequence MSGGWLVTGAGGMLARDLLARLADDGTPAAGLDRAALDITDPAAVRGALAEHRPAVVVNCAAWTAVDDAESAEEQALAVNGTGPRVLAEACRETGAVLLQISTDYVFAGDGTQPYAEDAPVAPRSAYGRTKLAGEQAVLGVLPERGYVVRTAWLYGAGGGNFVRTMVRLEAVKDTLDVVDDQCGQPTWTADLADLLVRLGTGALAGTAPAGVYHGTSGGATTWFGLTREIFRLLDADPARVLPTTSEAFVRPAPRPAYSVLGHDRWAAAGIEPLRDWRLALADAFPALVAAERS